A genomic segment from Amycolatopsis camponoti encodes:
- a CDS encoding OsmC family protein, whose translation MGLEVQRDGKHSFVGRNDRGAEVRLGRTGAEGAFSPAELLQIAAAGCSAVTAEELITRRVGEDAKFRVAVSADRREGASELDAVHVAFDVDVSTLAADQREALAGAVDRAIERLCTVSRTLKKGIPVTESFPEA comes from the coding sequence ATGGGACTCGAAGTACAGCGCGACGGCAAGCACTCCTTCGTCGGCCGCAACGACCGGGGCGCCGAGGTGCGGCTGGGCCGCACCGGCGCCGAAGGGGCGTTCTCGCCCGCGGAACTGCTGCAGATCGCGGCAGCGGGCTGCAGTGCGGTGACCGCCGAGGAGCTGATCACGCGGCGAGTGGGCGAAGACGCGAAGTTCCGCGTGGCCGTGAGTGCCGATCGCCGTGAGGGCGCTTCGGAGCTGGACGCGGTGCACGTGGCCTTCGATGTCGACGTGTCGACTTTGGCGGCGGATCAGCGGGAGGCGCTGGCCGGTGCCGTGGATCGCGCGATCGAGCGGCTGTGCACGGTGAGCCGGACGCTCAAGAAGGGGATTCCGGTGACGGAGAGCTTCCCGGAGGCCTAG